A stretch of the Bradyrhizobium arachidis genome encodes the following:
- a CDS encoding LysR substrate-binding domain-containing protein, with protein sequence MDIRQLRYFIAVAEELNFSRAARRLNLSQPPLSLQIKALEHDVGAPLFLRQRRGVELTQAGQILLEQAREALAKLDHAIGTAQRAARGEVGLLRIGYTGSAPIHASFSKILRRFSQTYPEIRLELLHASTSEQAEMLTGRRLDLGFLRPSPTYPLPKNVTIRRLWSDPLELFAPTDHPLVRERGPIAVPALKQLPFIFFASASRRGLNGHVVHLCGSAGFTPKVVQEAEDGGAILGLVAAGLGVAVLPKCYGQIVVSDVVRRPLTSAEAKSDLYLAYNQDRASDHLMRFVALGSSTATAG encoded by the coding sequence ATGGACATCCGACAGCTTCGCTATTTCATCGCAGTCGCCGAGGAGCTGAATTTCAGCAGGGCTGCGCGCCGTCTCAACCTCAGCCAGCCTCCCCTCAGCCTCCAGATCAAGGCCCTTGAGCATGATGTGGGCGCGCCGCTCTTTCTGCGCCAACGCCGCGGCGTCGAGTTGACCCAGGCCGGACAGATCCTGCTTGAACAGGCGCGCGAGGCGCTTGCCAAGCTCGATCACGCGATCGGAACGGCCCAGCGGGCTGCGCGCGGAGAAGTGGGCCTGCTTCGCATCGGCTATACAGGCTCAGCTCCGATCCATGCGTCGTTCTCGAAGATCCTGCGACGCTTTTCGCAAACCTATCCGGAGATACGCCTCGAGCTGCTTCATGCTTCCACCAGTGAACAGGCCGAGATGCTGACCGGCCGGCGGCTGGATCTCGGATTCCTGCGACCGTCCCCGACATATCCGCTCCCCAAGAATGTAACTATTCGTCGGCTCTGGTCCGACCCGCTGGAGTTGTTTGCACCGACGGATCATCCGCTAGTGCGCGAGCGCGGTCCCATCGCCGTACCGGCGCTAAAGCAGCTGCCGTTCATCTTCTTCGCAAGCGCCAGTCGACGCGGATTGAACGGCCACGTCGTGCATCTCTGCGGAAGCGCGGGGTTCACGCCCAAGGTGGTTCAGGAAGCCGAGGACGGTGGCGCCATTCTGGGCCTCGTGGCCGCGGGCTTGGGGGTTGCCGTGCTGCCGAAATGCTATGGACAGATCGTCGTGAGCGATGTCGTGCGGCGCCCGCTGACCTCGGCTGAAGCCAAGAGCGATCTCTACCTGGCCTACAATCAGGACCGAGCGT